One stretch of Streptomyces agglomeratus DNA includes these proteins:
- the dut gene encoding dUTP diphosphatase has protein sequence MSRNPVDVLIRRVDPDVPLPSYGHPGDAGADLVTTQAAELAPGERAVLPTGVSVALPDGYAAFVHPRSGLAARCGVALVNAPGTVDAGYRGEIKVIVVNLDPRESVRFERFDRIAQLVVQQVEKVRFHEVAELPGSARAEGGFGSTGGHAAVDGRAGGNRYASVVSDREGQ, from the coding sequence GTGAGCCGCAATCCAGTAGACGTGCTGATCCGCCGGGTCGACCCCGACGTACCGCTGCCCTCGTACGGACATCCGGGCGACGCGGGAGCCGACCTGGTGACCACGCAGGCCGCCGAACTCGCCCCCGGCGAGCGTGCGGTACTTCCCACCGGGGTGTCTGTCGCGCTTCCTGACGGGTACGCGGCGTTCGTGCACCCGCGATCCGGTCTCGCCGCCCGCTGTGGAGTCGCCCTCGTGAATGCCCCGGGGACGGTGGATGCCGGGTACCGTGGGGAAATCAAGGTGATCGTGGTCAATCTCGACCCGCGCGAGAGTGTGCGGTTCGAGCGCTTCGACCGGATTGCCCAACTGGTCGTCCAGCAGGTCGAGAAGGTGCGCTTCCACGAGGTCGCGGAGCTTCCCGGCTCGGCGCGGGCCGAGGGGGGCTTCGGTTCCACCGGCGGGCATGCCGCCGTGGACGGCCGGGCGGGTGGGAATCGATACGCATCGGTCGTATCCGACCGGGAAGGACAGTGA
- a CDS encoding ATP-binding protein, protein MGRGKLRIYLGAAPGVGKTYAMLSEAHRRVERGTDCVVAFAEHHGRPRTDVMLHGLEQVARRTIEYRSAVFTEMDVDAVLERRPAVALVDELAHTNVPGSRNAKRWQDVEELLRAGIDVISTVNIQHLESLGDVVESITGVRQRETVPDEVVRRADQIELVDMSPQALRRRMAHGNIYKPDKLDAALSHYFRPGNLTALRELALLWVADRVDEYLQQYRGEHNIRSTWQARERIVVGLTGGPEGRTLIRRASRMAAKGSGSEILAVYIARSDGLTSASPKELAVQRTLVEDLGGTFHHVIGDDVSCALLEFARGVNATQIVLGSSRRKTWQYVFGPGVGATVARDSGPDLDVHIVTHDHVAKGRGLPVARGARLGRARIVSGWLVGVAAPVLLSLLLTSMEHGPGLANNVLLFLFLTVLAALLGGLLPALASAAVGSLLLNFYFTPPTQTLTINDPKNIVAIVIFFAVAVSVASVVDLAARRTHQAARLRAESEILSFLAGSVLRGETALDALLERVRETFAMESVALLERASDVEPWTCAGSVGPRPVARPEDADADMPVGDHMALALSGRVLPAEDRRVLGAFAAQAAVVLDRQRLVGEAEGARKLAEGNRIRTALLAAVSHDLRTPLAAIKAAVSSLRSDDVAWSDADEAELLAGIEDGADRLDHLVGNLLDMSRLQTGTVTPLIRETGLDEVVPMALVGVPDGSVGLDIPETLPMVAVDRGLLERAVANIVENAVKYSPGDAPVSVAASALGDRVELRVADSGPGVPDDAKDRIFEPFQRYGDAPRGAGVGLGLAVARGFAESMGGTLTAEDTPGGGMTMVLTLKAAPGHKAVRREPPARVAS, encoded by the coding sequence ATGGGACGCGGCAAGCTTCGGATATACCTGGGCGCGGCGCCCGGTGTCGGCAAGACGTACGCCATGCTCTCCGAGGCCCACCGGCGCGTCGAGCGCGGCACCGACTGCGTCGTCGCCTTCGCCGAGCACCACGGCCGGCCGCGCACCGACGTCATGCTGCACGGCCTGGAGCAGGTGGCGCGCCGCACGATCGAGTACCGCTCCGCCGTCTTCACCGAGATGGACGTCGACGCGGTCCTCGAACGCCGCCCCGCCGTCGCCCTCGTCGACGAACTCGCCCACACCAACGTCCCGGGCTCGCGCAACGCGAAGCGCTGGCAGGACGTCGAAGAGCTGCTCCGGGCCGGCATCGACGTCATATCCACGGTCAACATCCAGCACCTGGAGTCCCTCGGCGACGTCGTCGAGTCCATAACCGGCGTACGGCAGCGCGAGACCGTACCCGACGAGGTCGTACGGCGCGCCGACCAGATCGAGCTGGTCGACATGTCGCCCCAGGCGCTGCGCCGCCGCATGGCCCACGGCAACATCTACAAGCCGGACAAGCTGGACGCCGCCCTGTCCCACTACTTCCGGCCCGGCAACCTCACGGCGCTGCGCGAGCTGGCGCTCCTGTGGGTCGCCGACCGCGTCGACGAATACCTCCAGCAGTACCGGGGCGAGCACAACATCCGCTCCACCTGGCAGGCGCGCGAGCGCATCGTCGTCGGCCTCACCGGCGGACCCGAGGGGCGGACGCTCATCCGCCGCGCCTCGCGGATGGCCGCCAAGGGCTCCGGCAGCGAGATCCTCGCCGTCTACATCGCCCGCAGCGACGGCCTGACCTCGGCCTCGCCCAAGGAACTCGCCGTACAGCGCACCCTCGTCGAGGATCTCGGCGGCACCTTCCACCACGTCATAGGCGACGACGTGTCCTGCGCGCTGCTGGAGTTCGCGCGCGGTGTCAACGCCACCCAGATCGTTCTCGGCTCCAGCCGCCGCAAGACCTGGCAGTACGTCTTCGGGCCGGGCGTGGGCGCCACCGTCGCCCGCGACTCCGGGCCCGACCTGGACGTCCACATCGTCACCCACGACCACGTCGCCAAGGGCCGGGGCCTGCCCGTCGCCCGCGGCGCCCGCCTCGGACGCGCCCGGATCGTCTCCGGCTGGCTGGTCGGCGTCGCCGCTCCGGTCCTGCTGTCGCTGCTGCTCACGAGCATGGAGCACGGCCCGGGGCTCGCCAACAACGTCCTGCTGTTCCTCTTCCTGACCGTGCTCGCGGCCCTCCTCGGCGGGCTGCTGCCCGCGCTCGCCTCGGCGGCCGTCGGCTCGCTCCTGCTGAACTTCTACTTCACGCCGCCCACCCAGACCCTGACGATCAACGACCCGAAGAACATCGTCGCCATCGTGATCTTCTTCGCGGTGGCCGTCTCGGTCGCCTCCGTCGTCGACCTGGCCGCCCGCCGCACCCACCAGGCCGCCCGGCTACGGGCCGAGTCCGAGATCCTCTCGTTCCTGGCCGGCAGCGTCCTGCGCGGCGAGACGGCTCTGGACGCCCTGCTGGAGCGGGTCCGCGAGACCTTCGCGATGGAGTCCGTGGCGCTGCTGGAGCGCGCGAGCGACGTCGAGCCCTGGACCTGCGCGGGCAGCGTCGGCCCCCGGCCCGTCGCCCGCCCCGAGGACGCCGACGCCGACATGCCGGTCGGCGACCACATGGCGCTCGCGCTCTCGGGCCGTGTCCTGCCCGCCGAGGACCGCCGGGTGCTCGGCGCCTTCGCCGCCCAGGCGGCCGTCGTACTGGACAGACAGCGCCTGGTGGGGGAGGCCGAGGGGGCGCGCAAGCTGGCCGAGGGCAACCGCATCCGTACCGCCCTGCTCGCCGCCGTCAGCCACGACCTGCGCACGCCACTGGCCGCCATCAAGGCGGCCGTCTCCTCCCTGCGCTCCGACGACGTCGCCTGGTCGGACGCCGACGAGGCCGAACTGCTCGCGGGCATCGAGGACGGCGCCGACCGCCTCGACCACCTCGTCGGCAACCTCCTCGACATGTCCAGGCTCCAGACCGGCACCGTCACCCCGCTGATCCGCGAGACCGGCCTCGACGAGGTCGTCCCGATGGCGCTCGTCGGCGTACCCGACGGGAGCGTCGGCCTCGACATTCCCGAGACCCTGCCGATGGTGGCCGTCGACCGGGGGCTGCTGGAGCGCGCCGTCGCCAACATCGTCGAGAACGCCGTCAAGTACAGCCCCGGTGACGCCCCCGTCTCCGTTGCCGCCAGCGCGCTCGGCGACCGCGTCGAGCTGCGCGTGGCGGACAGCGGACCCGGCGTCCCGGACGACGCGAAGGACCGGATCTTCGAACCGTTCCAGCGCTACGGCGACGCCCCGCGCGGCGCCGGGGTGGGCCTCGGCCTCGCCGTCGCCCGCGGTTTCGCCGAGTCCATGGGCGGCACCCTGACCGCCGAGGACACCCCGGGGGGCGGCATGACCATGGTCCTCACCCTCAAGGCGGCCCCCGGCCACAAGGCGGTACGCCGGGAACCGCCCGCCCGGGTCGCCTCGTGA
- a CDS encoding PaaI family thioesterase, with protein MAPVRHPDAPPPGELLGAHYEHCFGCGGGQPHGLHLQARAGEGVRVSAEFTVKPAHQGAPGLAHGGVLATALDETLGSLNWLLRVIAVTGRLETDFVRPVPVDTVLHLDAEVTAVHGRKIYSTATGRIGGPDGPVAVRAEALFIEVKVDHFIDNGRPEEIRAAMADPDQVRRTRAFEVNP; from the coding sequence ATAGCCCCGGTCAGGCACCCCGACGCACCGCCGCCCGGAGAGCTGCTCGGCGCGCACTACGAACACTGCTTCGGCTGCGGCGGCGGCCAGCCCCACGGGCTGCACCTCCAGGCCCGCGCCGGCGAGGGCGTCCGCGTCTCGGCGGAGTTCACGGTCAAGCCCGCCCACCAGGGCGCCCCCGGCCTCGCGCACGGCGGCGTACTGGCCACGGCGCTCGACGAGACGCTCGGCTCGCTGAACTGGCTGCTGCGGGTCATCGCGGTGACCGGCCGGCTGGAGACCGATTTCGTGCGTCCCGTGCCGGTGGACACAGTGCTGCACCTCGACGCCGAGGTGACGGCGGTGCACGGCCGCAAGATCTACTCCACGGCGACCGGCCGCATCGGCGGCCCCGACGGGCCCGTGGCGGTCCGCGCCGAAGCCCTCTTCATCGAAGTCAAGGTCGACCACTTCATCGACAACGGACGCCCGGAGGAGATCCGGGCGGCGATGGCCGACCCCGATCAGGTCAGGCGCACCCGCGCCTTCGAGGTGAACCCGTGA
- a CDS encoding potassium-transporting ATPase subunit C has product MTNNSVRDSARLLGAALRALLVLTLACGVVYPLAVTGAAQALFPAGANGSEVTSEGRVVGSALIGQRYDLPLRKGQETPSPDLRWFQPRPSHGLGTNSVNTQYKLILSGATNRSADSRELIALISDAKAAVVRDNTTAGHRIDPADVPAEAVTSSGSGLDPYISPQYAALQAHRVAERNGLDTERVEQLVADHVRGRTLGFMGEPRVNVLELNVALRELTAKG; this is encoded by the coding sequence ATGACCAACAACTCCGTGCGCGACTCCGCCCGCCTTCTCGGCGCCGCCCTCCGCGCCCTGCTCGTCCTCACCCTCGCGTGCGGCGTCGTCTACCCCCTCGCCGTGACGGGCGCCGCGCAGGCCCTCTTCCCGGCCGGAGCGAACGGCTCCGAGGTGACGTCGGAGGGCAGGGTCGTCGGCTCCGCGCTGATCGGACAGCGGTACGACCTGCCGCTGAGGAAGGGCCAGGAGACACCGAGCCCCGATCTGAGGTGGTTCCAGCCCCGCCCGTCCCACGGGCTGGGCACCAACAGCGTCAACACCCAGTACAAGCTCATCCTTTCGGGGGCGACCAACCGCTCCGCCGACAGCCGGGAGCTGATCGCCCTGATCAGTGACGCGAAGGCCGCCGTCGTCAGGGACAACACCACGGCCGGTCACCGGATCGACCCCGCGGACGTGCCGGCCGAGGCCGTCACCTCTTCCGGCTCCGGCCTCGACCCGTACATCTCGCCGCAGTACGCCGCCCTCCAGGCGCACCGGGTCGCCGAGCGCAACGGGCTCGACACCGAACGGGTCGAGCAGCTCGTCGCGGACCACGTGCGGGGGCGGACCCTCGGCTTCATGGGGGAGCCCCGGGTGAACGTCCTCGAACTCAACGTCGCGCTCAGGGAGCTGACGGCGAAGGGCTGA
- a CDS encoding ABC transporter ATP-binding protein, whose amino-acid sequence MNEGTRGSTGTAVAGDAGTRPMVEVTDLHRSYGTGAAAVHALRGVSFKVPRGELVALKGRSGSGKTTLLNLVGGLDTADRGSVVVDGTELSGLGEKGLLELRRDRVGFIFQSFGLIPILSAAENVGVPMRLRRTDPQVREERVALLLALVGLADQAAQRPGELSGGQQQRVAIARALANEPALLIADEPTGQLDAETGLAVMELLRAVVRSQGVTALVATHDAQLLDFADRVLELGDGHLVEHV is encoded by the coding sequence ATGAACGAGGGCACCAGAGGCAGTACCGGCACGGCCGTGGCCGGGGACGCGGGCACGCGGCCCATGGTCGAGGTGACGGATCTGCACCGCTCGTACGGCACCGGGGCGGCAGCCGTCCACGCCCTTCGCGGCGTCTCCTTCAAGGTCCCGCGCGGCGAGCTCGTCGCGCTTAAGGGCAGGTCCGGCTCGGGCAAGACGACCCTCCTCAACCTGGTCGGGGGCCTCGACACCGCGGACCGGGGCAGCGTCGTCGTCGACGGCACCGAGCTGTCGGGCCTCGGCGAGAAGGGCCTGCTCGAACTCCGCCGCGACCGTGTCGGTTTCATCTTCCAGTCCTTCGGCCTGATCCCCATCCTCAGCGCCGCCGAGAACGTCGGCGTACCGATGAGGCTGCGCAGGACCGACCCCCAGGTCCGCGAGGAGCGCGTCGCGCTGCTGCTCGCCCTCGTCGGCCTCGCCGACCAGGCCGCGCAGCGCCCCGGCGAGCTCTCCGGCGGCCAGCAGCAGCGCGTCGCCATCGCCCGCGCGCTCGCCAACGAACCGGCGCTGCTGATCGCGGACGAGCCCACCGGCCAGCTCGACGCGGAGACCGGCCTCGCCGTGATGGAACTGCTGCGCGCGGTCGTACGGAGCCAAGGCGTGACCGCGCTCGTCGCCACGCACGACGCCCAGCTCCTCGACTTCGCCGACCGGGTCCTGGAACTCGGCGACGGCCATCTCGTCGAGCACGTCTGA
- a CDS encoding DUF3159 domain-containing protein, protein MTSLDKPTATDHDSEQTAAGSAHDAKAVTEAALFEAFGGLRGMVETVLPGLLFVTIFTINKDLHVSAIAALAVSLLLVAVRLIRRDTVKHAFSGVFGVAFGVVFAMMTGNAKDFYLPGMIYTLGLALAYILTTLAGVPLIGLILGPIFKENLSWRTRNPGRKKAYAKASWAWGLILLGKCAILFPLYWWADTTQLGWVLVALKIPPFLLAVYLTWVFLAKAPPPIDVFAEMEAQEKAEKERKAAAAAAQREV, encoded by the coding sequence GTGACGTCTCTCGACAAGCCGACCGCGACGGATCACGACAGCGAACAGACCGCGGCGGGCAGCGCCCACGACGCGAAGGCCGTGACGGAGGCCGCGCTGTTCGAGGCCTTCGGCGGCCTGCGGGGCATGGTGGAGACCGTGCTTCCCGGCCTGCTGTTCGTGACGATCTTCACGATCAACAAGGACCTGCACGTCTCGGCCATCGCCGCGCTCGCGGTGTCCCTGCTGCTCGTCGCCGTACGGCTGATCCGCCGGGACACCGTCAAGCACGCCTTCAGCGGCGTCTTCGGGGTCGCCTTCGGTGTCGTCTTCGCGATGATGACCGGCAACGCCAAGGACTTCTACCTGCCGGGCATGATCTACACGCTGGGTCTCGCCCTCGCGTACATCCTGACCACGCTCGCGGGCGTCCCGCTGATCGGCCTGATCCTCGGCCCGATCTTCAAGGAGAACCTCTCCTGGCGGACGCGCAACCCCGGACGCAAGAAGGCGTACGCGAAGGCGAGCTGGGCCTGGGGCCTGATCCTGCTCGGCAAGTGCGCGATCCTCTTCCCGCTGTACTGGTGGGCCGACACGACGCAGCTCGGCTGGGTGCTGGTCGCGCTCAAGATCCCGCCGTTCCTGCTCGCCGTCTACCTGACGTGGGTCTTCCTCGCGAAGGCTCCGCCGCCCATCGACGTGTTCGCCGAGATGGAGGCGCAGGAGAAGGCCGAGAAGGAGCGCAAGGCGGCCGCGGCGGCGGCACAGCGCGAGGTCTGA
- the kdpB gene encoding potassium-transporting ATPase subunit KdpB — protein MSTSTLTRAPRQDAPTGREPGEGGRVGGGLFDPRQLLRSFPDAVRKLDPRAMIKSPVMFVVWVGSVLTTAFAFADPADWFGWAIAAWLWLTTVFANLAEAVAEGRGKAQADTLRRAKTGTVARRLSGRTEERVAGTDLRVGDLVVCEAGDVVPGDGDVVEGVASVDESAVTGESAPVIRESGGDRSAVTGGTKVLSDRVVIKITTKPGETFIDRMISLVEGAARQKTPNEIALNILLASLTIAFLLAIVTLQPFAVHAGAGQSTTVLTALLVCLIPTTIGALLSAIGIAGMDRLVQRNVLAMSGRAVEAAGDVSTLLLDKTGTITHGDRRATAFVPVAGVTEAELAEAARLSSLADETPEGRSVVVLAKETHGLGERSPGELTGAVWVPFTARTRMSGVDTGGRAVRKGAAGSVAAWVEERGGRVAEDAQALTDRIARAGGTPLLVALEDAGGARVLGVVHLKDVVKEGMRERFDELRRMGIRTVMITGDNPLTARAVAEEAGVDDFLAEATPEDKMALIRREQAGGRLVAMTGDGTNDAPALAQADVGVAMNTGTSAAKEAGNMVDLDSDPTKLIEIVEIGKQLLITRGALTTFSIANDVAKYFAIVPAMFAAVYPGLDTLNIMDLSSPRSAILSAVVFNALVIVALVPLALRGVRYRPMSADRMLRRNLGLYGLGGLLAPFAGIKIIDLLISLIPGIG, from the coding sequence ATGAGCACCAGTACCTTGACCCGCGCACCGCGGCAGGACGCGCCGACCGGACGCGAACCGGGGGAGGGCGGACGCGTCGGCGGAGGTCTCTTCGATCCCCGGCAACTGCTCAGGTCCTTCCCGGACGCGGTCAGGAAGCTCGACCCACGGGCGATGATCAAGTCGCCTGTGATGTTCGTGGTGTGGGTGGGGTCGGTACTGACCACCGCCTTCGCCTTCGCCGACCCGGCCGACTGGTTCGGCTGGGCCATCGCCGCCTGGCTGTGGCTGACCACGGTGTTCGCCAATCTCGCCGAGGCGGTCGCCGAGGGGCGGGGCAAGGCGCAGGCCGACACCCTGCGCCGGGCGAAGACCGGGACGGTGGCGCGACGGCTGAGCGGCCGTACCGAGGAACGGGTGGCGGGCACGGACCTGCGCGTCGGCGACCTGGTGGTCTGCGAGGCGGGGGACGTCGTCCCGGGCGACGGTGACGTCGTCGAAGGCGTCGCGTCGGTCGACGAGTCGGCCGTCACCGGCGAGTCGGCGCCCGTCATCCGGGAGTCCGGCGGTGACCGCTCGGCCGTCACCGGCGGTACCAAGGTGCTCTCCGACCGCGTCGTCATCAAGATCACGACGAAGCCCGGCGAGACCTTCATCGACCGGATGATCAGCCTGGTGGAGGGCGCGGCCCGGCAGAAGACCCCCAACGAGATCGCGCTGAACATCCTGCTCGCCTCGCTGACGATCGCCTTCCTCCTCGCGATCGTCACCCTCCAGCCGTTCGCCGTCCACGCCGGCGCCGGGCAGTCGACGACCGTACTGACCGCCCTGCTGGTCTGCCTGATCCCGACCACGATCGGAGCGCTGCTCTCCGCCATCGGCATCGCGGGCATGGACCGGCTCGTACAGCGCAACGTGCTGGCGATGTCCGGACGCGCCGTCGAGGCGGCGGGCGACGTGTCGACCCTGCTGCTCGACAAGACCGGCACCATCACCCACGGCGACCGCCGGGCCACCGCGTTCGTCCCGGTGGCGGGCGTCACCGAGGCCGAACTGGCGGAAGCGGCCCGGCTCTCCTCGCTGGCCGACGAGACCCCCGAAGGGCGTTCCGTCGTCGTACTCGCCAAGGAGACGCACGGCCTGGGCGAGCGGTCCCCGGGCGAGCTCACGGGCGCCGTGTGGGTGCCCTTCACCGCCCGCACCCGGATGTCGGGTGTGGACACCGGCGGACGCGCCGTCCGCAAGGGCGCGGCCGGATCGGTCGCCGCCTGGGTCGAGGAGCGCGGCGGACGTGTCGCCGAGGACGCGCAGGCGCTCACCGACCGGATCGCACGGGCCGGCGGTACGCCGCTGCTGGTGGCTCTGGAGGACGCCGGCGGCGCGCGGGTCCTGGGCGTCGTGCACCTCAAGGACGTCGTCAAGGAGGGCATGCGGGAGCGGTTCGACGAGCTGCGCCGGATGGGCATCAGGACGGTCATGATCACGGGTGACAACCCGCTGACCGCGAGGGCGGTCGCCGAGGAGGCCGGTGTCGACGACTTCCTCGCCGAGGCCACCCCCGAGGACAAGATGGCGCTCATCCGGCGTGAGCAGGCCGGCGGCAGGCTCGTCGCGATGACGGGTGACGGCACGAACGACGCCCCCGCGCTCGCTCAGGCGGACGTCGGGGTGGCCATGAACACCGGGACCTCGGCCGCCAAGGAGGCCGGGAACATGGTGGACCTGGACTCGGACCCGACGAAGCTGATCGAGATCGTGGAGATCGGCAAGCAGTTGCTCATCACGCGCGGGGCACTGACGACGTTCTCGATCGCCAACGATGTCGCGAAGTACTTCGCGATCGTCCCGGCCATGTTCGCCGCTGTGTACCCGGGCCTGGACACGCTCAACATCATGGACCTGTCGTCGCCCAGGTCAGCCATCCTGTCGGCCGTCGTCTTCAACGCGCTGGTCATCGTGGCGCTGGTGCCGCTGGCCCTGCGGGGCGTGCGCTACCGGCCGATGAGCGCCGACCGGATGCTCAGGCGCAATCTCGGCCTCTACGGACTGGGCGGGCTCCTCGCGCCGTTCGCCGGCATCAAGATCATCGACCTGCTCATCTCCCTCATTCCTGGCATCGGGTGA
- the kdpF gene encoding K(+)-transporting ATPase subunit F: MTAENIVGLVVAVSLLGYLVLALVYPERF; this comes from the coding sequence GTGACTGCCGAGAACATCGTCGGCCTGGTCGTGGCCGTCTCCCTGCTGGGCTACCTGGTCCTCGCCCTGGTGTACCCGGAGAGGTTCTGA
- a CDS encoding potassium channel family protein gives MRVAIAGAGAVGRSIAGELLENGHEVLLIDKAPTAISVERVPLAEWLLADACEITSLDEAALQRCNVVIAATGDDKVNLVVSLLAKTEYGVPRVVARVNNPKNEWLFTEAWGVDVAVSTPRLMSALVEEAVSVGDLVRLLRFSHGDANLVELTLPPESALAGTQVGDVDWPEDTSLVTIIRGTRVLTPSQEETLEAGDELLFVAAQAREEQLEDLLSVRKEDAAS, from the coding sequence ATGAGGGTCGCTATTGCCGGAGCGGGCGCGGTGGGACGTTCCATCGCCGGCGAACTGCTGGAGAACGGCCACGAGGTCCTGCTCATCGACAAGGCGCCGACCGCCATCTCGGTGGAGCGCGTACCGCTCGCCGAGTGGCTGCTGGCGGACGCCTGCGAGATCACCTCGCTCGACGAGGCCGCGCTCCAGCGCTGCAACGTGGTGATCGCGGCGACCGGTGACGACAAGGTCAACCTGGTCGTCTCGCTGCTCGCCAAGACGGAGTACGGCGTGCCGCGGGTCGTGGCCCGCGTCAACAACCCCAAGAACGAGTGGCTGTTCACCGAGGCCTGGGGCGTCGATGTCGCGGTCTCCACACCGCGTCTGATGTCGGCGCTGGTCGAGGAGGCGGTGAGCGTCGGCGATCTCGTACGGCTGCTCCGCTTCAGCCACGGCGACGCCAACCTCGTGGAGCTGACGCTGCCGCCCGAGTCGGCGCTGGCCGGCACGCAGGTCGGGGACGTCGACTGGCCGGAGGACACCTCGCTGGTGACCATCATCCGCGGTACGCGCGTTCTGACGCCGAGCCAGGAGGAGACCCTGGAGGCGGGCGACGAGTTGCTGTTCGTGGCGGCGCAGGCGCGCGAGGAGCAGCTGGAGGACCTGCTGTCGGTGCGCAAGGAAGACGCGGCGAGCTGA
- a CDS encoding DUF3710 domain-containing protein — MFGRRKKSESAADVAGEAEQVVDDVEPDEAADGDGSVRRVNLPPAPRPDGPWDVSEVMEPGEGRVDLGGMFVPGVEGMELRVEVAGDAIVAATVVLRDSAVQLQAFAAPKKEGIWGEVREEIATGITQQGGVIDEIEGPLGWELRAQVPVQLPDGTGGVQMVRFVGVDGPRWFLRGVISGQGAVQPEAAGVLEHVFKDTVVVRGEGPMAPRDPIVLKLPNDAQMVPEGVQQEEQEGSRFSGGMGQLQRGPETTEVR; from the coding sequence GTGTTCGGACGTCGCAAGAAGAGCGAATCCGCCGCGGATGTGGCGGGCGAGGCCGAGCAGGTCGTCGACGACGTCGAGCCTGACGAGGCCGCGGACGGCGACGGGTCGGTACGCAGGGTGAACCTGCCGCCGGCACCCCGCCCGGACGGTCCGTGGGACGTGTCCGAGGTGATGGAGCCCGGCGAGGGCCGGGTCGACCTGGGCGGCATGTTCGTGCCCGGAGTCGAGGGCATGGAACTGCGGGTCGAGGTCGCGGGCGACGCGATCGTCGCGGCGACGGTCGTGCTGCGCGACAGCGCCGTACAGCTCCAGGCATTCGCGGCGCCCAAGAAGGAAGGCATCTGGGGCGAGGTCCGCGAGGAGATCGCGACGGGCATCACCCAGCAGGGCGGCGTCATCGACGAGATCGAGGGCCCGCTGGGCTGGGAGCTGCGGGCCCAGGTGCCCGTACAGCTGCCGGACGGCACGGGCGGCGTGCAGATGGTGCGCTTCGTCGGCGTCGACGGGCCCCGCTGGTTCCTGCGCGGAGTGATCTCCGGGCAGGGCGCGGTGCAGCCGGAGGCCGCAGGCGTGCTGGAGCACGTCTTCAAGGACACCGTGGTCGTACGGGGCGAGGGGCCGATGGCGCCGCGTGACCCGATCGTCCTCAAGCTGCCGAACGACGCGCAGATGGTGCCCGAGGGAGTCCAGCAGGAGGAGCAGGAGGGCTCGCGCTTCTCCGGCGGAATGGGACAGCTCCAGCGCGGTCCGGAGACCACCGAAGTGCGCTGA
- a CDS encoding response regulator: MTRVLVVDDEPQIVRALVINLKARKYDVDAAPDGATALRLAAARHPDVVVLDLGLPDMDGVEVIKGLRGWTRVPILVLSARHTSDEKVEALDAGADDYVTKPFGMDELLARLRAAVRRAEPAGSAEDDVLVDAGDFTVDLAAKKVHRDGRDVRLTPTEWHLLEVLVRNTGRLVSQKQLLQEVWGPSYGTETNYLRVYMAQLRRKLEADPSHPRHFVTEPGMGYRFER, translated from the coding sequence ATGACCCGGGTGCTCGTGGTCGACGACGAGCCGCAGATCGTACGCGCCCTCGTGATCAACCTGAAGGCGCGCAAGTACGACGTGGACGCCGCCCCCGACGGCGCCACCGCGCTCCGGCTCGCCGCCGCCCGCCACCCCGACGTGGTCGTCCTGGACCTCGGGCTGCCCGACATGGACGGCGTGGAGGTGATCAAGGGCCTGCGCGGCTGGACCCGCGTACCGATACTGGTGCTCTCCGCCCGCCACACCTCCGACGAGAAGGTCGAGGCGCTGGACGCGGGCGCGGACGACTACGTCACCAAGCCCTTCGGCATGGACGAGCTGCTGGCCAGGCTCCGCGCGGCGGTGCGCAGGGCGGAGCCGGCCGGCTCCGCCGAGGACGACGTGCTCGTCGACGCGGGGGACTTCACCGTCGACCTGGCGGCGAAGAAGGTGCACCGCGACGGCAGGGACGTACGGCTGACGCCCACGGAATGGCACCTCCTGGAGGTGCTCGTACGGAACACGGGCCGCCTGGTCAGCCAGAAGCAGCTCCTCCAGGAGGTCTGGGGCCCGTCGTACGGCACCGAGACCAACTACCTGCGGGTCTACATGGCGCAGCTGCGCCGCAAGCTGGAGGCGGATCCCTCGCACCCCAGGCACTTCGTCACCGAGCCCGGCATGGGGTACCGCTTCGAGCGGTAG
- a CDS encoding OB-fold nucleic acid binding domain-containing protein: protein MSAVPRSEKPAGRFRRMLDRLSTSQEDLHSAELQEDTQAAGCSRICDCDDRQVVKVTGTLRTVTLRPRAGVPALEAELFDGTAPLDVVWLGRRSIVGIEPGRRLIASGRISMSHGRRVLFNPKYELRPLGQE, encoded by the coding sequence ATGAGTGCCGTACCACGTTCGGAGAAGCCCGCCGGCCGGTTCCGCCGGATGCTCGACCGGCTGTCCACCTCCCAGGAGGACCTGCACTCCGCGGAGCTGCAAGAAGACACCCAGGCCGCGGGGTGCTCACGCATCTGCGACTGTGACGACCGCCAGGTGGTGAAGGTGACTGGTACGTTGCGCACGGTCACCCTGCGTCCGCGGGCCGGTGTACCCGCCCTGGAGGCGGAGCTGTTCGACGGCACCGCACCCCTGGACGTCGTGTGGCTCGGCCGCCGTTCCATCGTGGGCATAGAACCGGGCCGCAGGCTCATCGCCTCGGGCCGGATCTCCATGAGCCACGGCCGCCGGGTGCTTTTCAATCCCAAATACGAGCTCCGACCGCTCGGACAGGAGTAG